A section of the Deltaproteobacteria bacterium genome encodes:
- a CDS encoding 4'-phosphopantetheinyl transferase superfamily protein, producing MPVLNAELQAAATKAAPDPRPLFPRGVSVLSGPVQATLDGLHPEEHACIARAVPKRQHEFATGRRLAHQLLARLGAPDFALLADADRAPIWPEGLVGSISHSHGLCVVAVSPRGALVGLGVDVEEADGVRPELWRRVLRPDEEQWLRAQPAAQQLDLAAVFFSAKEAVYKAQFPLTRARLGFHDVGLELDAARGIFRARVPGFARVLPGSFSLDGPWVLSGLALAAGDVRE from the coding sequence ATGCCCGTCCTGAACGCGGAGCTGCAGGCCGCGGCGACGAAGGCCGCGCCGGATCCGCGCCCGCTGTTCCCGCGCGGCGTCTCCGTGCTCTCGGGCCCGGTGCAAGCCACGCTCGACGGACTGCACCCCGAGGAACACGCCTGCATCGCTCGCGCCGTGCCCAAGCGGCAGCACGAGTTCGCGACCGGTCGGCGGCTCGCGCACCAGCTTCTGGCGCGTCTGGGCGCACCCGACTTCGCGCTTCTCGCCGACGCGGACCGGGCGCCGATCTGGCCCGAGGGCCTGGTCGGGTCGATCTCGCACTCCCACGGACTCTGCGTGGTGGCGGTCTCGCCGCGCGGGGCGCTCGTGGGGCTCGGAGTCGACGTCGAGGAGGCCGACGGCGTGCGCCCGGAGCTCTGGCGTCGCGTGCTGCGGCCCGACGAGGAGCAGTGGCTTCGCGCCCAGCCGGCCGCGCAGCAGCTCGATCTGGCCGCGGTCTTCTTCAGCGCGAAGGAGGCGGTCTACAAGGCGCAGTTCCCGCTGACGCGCGCGCGGCTCGGCTTCCACGACGTGGGGCTCGAGCTGGATGCGGCGCGCGGGATCTTCCGCGCGCGTGTGCCCGGCTTCGCCCGCGTGCTTCCGGGCTCGTTCAGCCTCGACGGACCCTGGGTGCTCTCGGGTCTCGCGCTCGCGGCCGGGGACGTCCGCGAATGA
- a CDS encoding glycosyltransferase family 2 protein, with protein MKLLVVVINYRTPELTLRAVESALRELDAIPESAIALVENDSRDGSYERFEDEIAARGWCKRVRLSKSPCNGGFSYGVNQGVRPSLASNDPAEYFYLLNSDAEPLPGSIRTLLDFLESHPEAGIAGSQILGSDGALHETAFRFHNLISELVSPIRGIPGFARLLDPHMVAMPIPERDTRVDWLAGASMMIRRPVFDAVGLFDERYFLYYEETDFCRRAHERGFQTWYLPASRVEHVGAASTGWKDFAKPRTPHWFRGRRYYWFKNHGRAVLWLANLAWIAGHLIGRAKARLLRREYAQPPRLLRDFLRYTLSFAKIGPLLPVDRGE; from the coding sequence ATGAAGCTGCTGGTCGTCGTGATCAACTACCGCACGCCCGAGCTCACGCTCCGCGCGGTGGAGTCGGCGCTTCGCGAGCTCGACGCAATCCCCGAGAGCGCGATCGCGCTGGTCGAGAACGACTCGCGCGACGGCTCGTACGAGCGGTTCGAAGACGAGATCGCCGCGCGCGGCTGGTGCAAGCGCGTGAGGCTGTCGAAGTCGCCGTGCAACGGCGGCTTCTCCTATGGCGTGAACCAGGGCGTGCGCCCGTCGCTCGCGTCGAATGATCCGGCCGAGTACTTCTACCTGCTGAACTCCGACGCGGAGCCGCTGCCCGGCTCGATCCGCACGCTTCTCGACTTCCTCGAGTCCCACCCGGAAGCCGGCATCGCCGGCAGCCAGATCCTCGGCAGCGACGGAGCGCTACACGAAACTGCGTTCCGCTTCCACAACCTGATCTCCGAGCTCGTCTCTCCGATCCGCGGCATCCCCGGTTTCGCGCGGCTGCTCGACCCGCACATGGTCGCGATGCCGATCCCCGAGCGCGACACGCGCGTGGACTGGCTGGCGGGCGCGAGCATGATGATCCGCCGCCCGGTCTTCGACGCGGTCGGTCTCTTCGACGAGCGGTACTTCCTGTACTACGAGGAGACCGACTTCTGCCGCCGCGCGCACGAGCGCGGCTTCCAGACCTGGTATCTCCCCGCGAGCCGGGTCGAGCACGTCGGCGCGGCGTCGACCGGCTGGAAGGACTTCGCGAAGCCGCGCACGCCGCACTGGTTCCGCGGCCGGCGCTACTACTGGTTCAAGAACCACGGGCGCGCGGTGCTCTGGCTCGCGAACCTCGCCTGGATCGCGGGTCACTTGATCGGCCGGGCGAAGGCCCGGCTGCTCCGACGCGAGTACGCGCAGCCCCCGCGGCTGCTGCGCGACTTCCTGCGCTACACCCTCTCGTTCGCGAAGATCGGGCCGCTGCTACCGGTCGATCGCGGCGAGTAG